From the Lepidochelys kempii isolate rLepKem1 chromosome 2, rLepKem1.hap2, whole genome shotgun sequence genome, one window contains:
- the CDYL gene encoding chromodomain Y-like protein isoform X3 — protein sequence MVFRQKNQLYPQKRIFYPWPGTSTFIEALAANGTTNIQTSVTGVTASKRRFIDDRRDQPFDKRLRFSVRQTESAYRYRDIVVRKQDGFTHVLLSTKSSDNNSLNPEVMKEVQSALNTAAADDSKLVLLSAVGSVFCCGLDFIYFIRRLTDDRKRESTKMAEAIRNFVNTFIQFKKPIIVAVNGPAIGLGASILSLCDVVWANEKAWFQTPYTTFGQSPDGCSSLTFPRIMGLASANEMLFSGRKLTAQEACAKGLVSQVFWPGTFTQEVMVRIKELVTCNSVVLEESKALVRNIMKVDLEQANDKECEALKKIWGSAQGMDSMLKYLQRKIDEF from the exons GTACTTCCACCTTTATTGAAGCATTAGCAGCCAACGGTACAACCAACATACAAACATCTGTAACAGGAGTGACAGCCAGCAAACGGAGATTTATTGATGATAGGAGAGACCAACCTTTTGACAAGAGGCTACGTTTCAGCGTGAGACAAACTGAAAGTGCTTACCGGTATAGAGACATTGTTGTCAGGAAACAAGACGGATTCACGCACGTTTTGCTATCAACAAAATCATCTGACAACAACTCACTAAATCCAGAG GTAATGAAGGAAGTCCAAAGTGCACTGaatacagcagctgcagatgacagtaaacttgtgctgctcagtgcagttgGTAGTGTCTTCTGCTGTGgtcttgattttatttattttatacgACGTTTAACAGATGATAGAAAAAGGGAAAGCACTAAGATGGCAGAAGCTATTAG GAATTTTGTGAATACTTTTATTCAGTTTAAGAAGCCCATCATTGTAGCAGTAAATGGCCCAGCCATTGGACTTGGAGCATCTATATTATCTCTCTGTGATGTGGTTTGGGCTAATGAGAAGGCTTGGTTTCAGACACCGTACACTACTTTTGGACAGAGTCCAGATGGATGTTCATCCCTCACATTTCCTAGGATAATGGGCCTGGCTTCT GCAAATGAAATGTTGTTCAGTGGAAGGAAGTTGACTGCGCAGGAAGCTTGTGCAAAAGGATTGGTATCTCAAGTGTTTTGGCCGGGAACATTCACACAGGAAGTAATGGTTCGAATTAAGGAACTTGTCACATGTAATTCAGTT GTGCTTGAAGAATCCAAAGCTTTAGTCCGTAATATCATGAAGGTGGACTTAGAACAAGCAAATGACAAGGAGTGTGAAGCTTTAAAGAAAATCTGGGGCTCTGCACAAGGGATGGACTCTATGTTAAAATACCTGCAAAGGAAAATCGATGAGTTCTGA